A window of Oncorhynchus kisutch isolate 150728-3 linkage group LG10, Okis_V2, whole genome shotgun sequence contains these coding sequences:
- the LOC116375885 gene encoding myosin heavy chain, embryonic smooth muscle isoform-like, whose amino-acid sequence MDTLTLELVAERSMTQKSENARQQLERQNKVLRAKLGELEGSVKCRFKASITALEAKILQLEEQLEQEARERAAANKLVRRTEKKLKEVCMQVEDERRHSDQYKEQMEKANSRMKQLKRQLEEAEEEATRANAYRRKLQRELDDATESSEGLSREVNTLKSRLRRGGPISFSSSRSGRRQLQVEGTSLDLLSDDEVENKTTDANANETPAAPQPE is encoded by the exons atgGACACCCTGACCCTGGAGCTTGTGGCAGAGCGCAGCATGACCCAGAAGAGTGAGAATGCGCGCCAGCAGCTGGAGAGGCAGAACAAGGTCTTGCGGGCCAAGCTGGGTGAGCTGGAGGGCTCCGTGAAGTGCCGGTTCAAGGCCTCCATCACCGCCCTGGAGGCCAAGATACTGCAGCTGGAGGAGCAGCTGGAGCAGGAGGCTAG GGAGCGAGCAGCGGCCAATAAGCTTGTGAGACGGACAGAGAAGAAGCTGAAGGAGGTGTGCATGCAGGTGGAGGACGAGCGCCGCCATTCCGACCAGTACAAGGAACAG ATGGAGAAGGCCAACTCTCGCATGAAGCAGCTGAAGAGGCAGCttgaggaggctgaggaggaggcCACACGTGCCAACGCCTACCGCAGGAAGCTGCAGAGGGAGCTGGACGATGCAACTGAGAGCAGCGAGGGTCTCAGCCGTGAGGTCAACACACTCAAGAGCCGACTCAG GCGTGGAGGCCCCATCAGTTTCTCCTCCAGCCGCTCAGGCAGGCGTCAGCTGCAGGTGGAGGGAACATCGCTCGACCTCCTATCCGACGATGAGGTGGAAAACAAGACCACGGACGCCAATGCCAACGAGACGCCAGCAGCTCCCCAACCAGAGTAG